One genomic region from Vidua macroura isolate BioBank_ID:100142 chromosome 18, ASM2450914v1, whole genome shotgun sequence encodes:
- the CRYBB1 gene encoding beta-crystallin B1: MSETTKPAAPGQAADDKEKAAPAPTPSLDPAPVANSKGEEPSPEAFRIVVFDQENFQGRQMEFTTECLNLADRGFDRVRSVIVTSGPWVAYEQANMRGEMFILEKGEYPRWDTWSSSYRSDCFMSMRPIKMEAEDHKISLYESADFKGNKMEIQEDDVPSLWAYGFCDRVGSVQVPSGTWVGYQYPGYRGYQYLFETGDFRHWNEWSAFQPQIQSIRRIRDMQWDQKGTFVTPDAPSD, translated from the exons ATGTCTGAGACCACAAAACCCGCTGCTCCCGGCCAGGCTGCGGATGACAAGGagaaggcagctcctgctccaacTCCATCCCTTGACCCTGCTCCTGTCGCAAACAGCAAGGGCGAGGAGCCCTCCCCAGAAGCCTTCAGG ATTGTTGTCTTCGACCAGGAGAACTTCCAGGGCAGGCAGATGGAGTTCACCACCGAGTGCCTGAACCTGGCTGACCGTGGCTTCGACCGGGTGCGCAGCGTCATTGTCACCTCTGGACC CTGGGTGGCCTATGAGCAGGCCAACATGCGTGGGGAgatgttcatcctggagaagggCGAGTACCCTCGCTGGGACACTTGGTCCAGCAGCTACCGGAGCGACTGCTTCATGTCCATGCGTCCCATCAAAATG GAGGCTGAGGACCACAAAATCTCCCTCTACGAGTCTGCTGACTTCAAGGGCAACAAGATGGAAATCCAGGAGGACGATGTGCCCAGCCTCTGGGCTTATGGCTTCTGCGACCGCGTGGGCAGCGTGCAGGTGCCCAGTGGAAC ctgggtCGGGTACCAGTACCCTGGCTACAGAGGCTACCAGTACCTGTTTGAGACCGGCGACTTCCGACACTGGAATGAGTGGTCTGCCTTCCAGCCCCAGATCCAGTCCATCCGCCGCATCCGGGATATGCAGTGGGACCAGAAGGGCACCTTTGTCACCCCCGACGCGCCCTCCGACTGA
- the CRYBA4 gene encoding beta-crystallin A4 — protein MTHRCKKSSGLWKIVVWDEPFFQGKKHEFTTDCYSTPEHGFSTVRSCKIESGAWAGFEHCGFQGQQFVLERGEYPCWEAWSGSNAYHVERMCSFRPIACADHGRSRLMLFEEENFQGKRAEMSDDCPSLPALGWGSSTVGSFLVRSGAWVCSQYPGYRGFQYLLESDSPAGEYKHVREWGSHAQTGQVQSIRRVQQ, from the exons ATGACCCACCGCTGCAAGAAATCCTCCGGTCTCTGGAAG ATCGTGGTGTGGGATGAGCCTTTCTTCCAGGGCAAGAAGCACGAGTTCACCACCGACTGCTACAGCACCCCAGAGCACGGCTTCAGCACCGTCCGCTCCTGCAAGATCGAGAGCGGGGC GTGGGCAGGCTTCGAGCACTGCGGCTTCCAGGGGCAGCAGTTCGTGCTGGAGCGCGGCGAGTACCCGTGCTGGGAGGCGTGGAGCGGCAGCAACGCCTACCACGTGGAGAGGATGTGCTCCTTCCGCCCCATCGCCTGCGCC GACCACGGACGGAGCAGGTTGATGCTCTTTGAGGAGGAGAACTTCCAGGGCAAGCGGGCAGAGATGAGCGACGACTGCCCCTCGCTGCCcgccctgggctggggcagcagcaccgTGGGCTCCTTCCTTGTCCGCTCCGGCGC GTGGGTCTGCTCGCAGTACCCGGGGTACCGGGGCTTCCAGTACCTCCTGGAGAGCGACAGCCCCGCGGGCGAGTACAAGCACGTGCGGGAGTGGGGGTCCCACGCGCAGACGGGCCAGGTCCAGTCCATCCGCAGGGTCCAGCAGTGA